A window of the Bdellovibrio sp. ZAP7 genome harbors these coding sequences:
- a CDS encoding DNA translocase FtsK, whose amino-acid sequence MNQFLKKFRQDVTAICFLGLGLFITLSLVSYNPQDPSLNSIGQGLKALNYCGIVGSFLADGLYQLFGLAAWVIVASLGRMAFAAFRGESLNIKNIRFVWALLLIVDVAALLSIYMPTTRLFQNQIALGGMLGMGVSSALMRAFAYAGVQVILWTFMAVLVVFYSEKTLQELAEVPQEFFAMLKKQKVGDRIAAFFGGAFVNEKKAAPKKDKKKDEPKKAFPLADKKFVGKDEEEEDKDLKLLLDAAEEEEEEDEEEDEELFADADSDEDEEEEEETPALRMAQKRKVVMKAKPPRRVENWEMPKLALLEDPPVSRIKIDKAEIQRKADALVEKLKNFSVEGSIQDAKPGPLVTMYEFKPNADVKISKISELEDDLSLALSSESVRVVGHIPGTDVVGIETANLKRETVYYKDLIAEDTFWSEDLALPMAVGRTVDGEPKVVDLRKMPHLLIAGTTGSGKSVFVGSIITGLLFRHSPKTLRLVLIDPKMVDLAPFATVPHLAIPHVTEPKKAATALKWAVREMEKRYKSLSKFGVGKIEAFNEKTGGLAKDEIEQHEKINQELEEGKAKLDQYYYQPLPYVVIVVDELADLMITEKQNIEEPIQRLTQKARACGIHLILATQSPRKDVVTGLIKTNIPGRVALKVASKMDSRIIIDDSGAERLLPNGDMLFQAPGIGKPTRHHGPYLKDAEIANVVKHWASQGEPEYDPLAMKALDGFAGGDGAEAGGDDGGGFGDEEYDERYDEILSWASGQKEISASLIQRKFRLGYPRAARMIEVFEKEGVVGPANGSKPRQVLVTSYRET is encoded by the coding sequence ATGAACCAATTCCTCAAAAAGTTCCGTCAAGACGTCACTGCAATCTGTTTTTTGGGCCTAGGTCTTTTTATCACCCTGTCCTTGGTAAGCTACAACCCTCAAGACCCATCCCTTAACTCCATTGGACAAGGACTAAAAGCCCTAAATTACTGCGGAATTGTCGGCAGTTTTCTGGCTGACGGGCTTTATCAGCTCTTTGGATTAGCTGCTTGGGTCATCGTTGCGAGCCTGGGGCGTATGGCTTTTGCGGCCTTCAGAGGCGAATCTCTGAATATTAAAAACATTCGTTTTGTGTGGGCGCTTTTGCTGATCGTCGATGTGGCGGCCTTGCTTTCGATCTATATGCCGACGACTCGCCTGTTCCAGAATCAAATCGCTTTAGGTGGAATGCTGGGCATGGGAGTGTCTTCAGCATTGATGCGTGCGTTCGCCTATGCCGGCGTGCAGGTGATTTTGTGGACGTTCATGGCCGTGCTGGTGGTGTTCTATTCCGAAAAAACGTTGCAGGAACTTGCGGAAGTACCACAGGAATTCTTTGCGATGCTTAAGAAACAGAAAGTTGGCGATCGCATCGCTGCTTTCTTTGGTGGCGCTTTTGTAAACGAGAAGAAAGCCGCTCCTAAAAAAGATAAGAAAAAAGATGAGCCTAAGAAGGCCTTCCCTCTTGCTGACAAAAAATTTGTAGGTAAAGACGAAGAGGAAGAAGACAAGGATCTGAAACTTCTTCTGGATGCCGCTGAGGAAGAAGAGGAAGAGGACGAAGAAGAAGACGAAGAGCTTTTTGCGGACGCCGATTCCGATGAAGACGAGGAGGAGGAAGAAGAAACTCCTGCTCTTCGTATGGCGCAAAAACGTAAAGTGGTGATGAAAGCAAAACCACCTCGTCGTGTCGAAAACTGGGAAATGCCAAAGCTGGCGTTACTTGAAGACCCTCCAGTTTCTCGTATCAAAATTGATAAAGCCGAGATTCAAAGAAAAGCCGATGCGTTGGTTGAGAAGCTTAAAAATTTCTCGGTTGAAGGTTCGATTCAAGATGCGAAACCAGGCCCTCTGGTTACGATGTATGAATTTAAACCGAATGCGGACGTTAAGATCTCTAAAATTTCTGAACTTGAAGATGACTTGTCGCTGGCGCTTTCTTCGGAGTCTGTGCGCGTGGTGGGTCATATCCCAGGAACGGATGTTGTGGGTATCGAGACAGCAAATTTAAAGCGTGAAACAGTTTACTATAAAGACTTGATCGCAGAAGACACATTCTGGAGCGAGGACCTTGCGTTGCCGATGGCTGTCGGTCGCACAGTGGATGGTGAACCGAAAGTTGTGGATCTGCGCAAGATGCCTCACTTGTTGATCGCAGGTACGACGGGTTCTGGTAAGTCCGTATTTGTTGGATCCATCATCACGGGATTGTTATTCCGTCACTCCCCTAAAACTTTGCGTTTGGTTTTGATCGATCCAAAAATGGTCGATTTGGCTCCGTTTGCTACCGTTCCGCACTTGGCAATTCCTCACGTGACAGAACCCAAGAAAGCGGCGACCGCGCTGAAGTGGGCTGTGCGTGAAATGGAAAAACGATATAAGTCTCTTTCTAAGTTCGGTGTTGGAAAAATTGAAGCGTTCAATGAAAAAACTGGCGGTCTTGCGAAAGACGAAATTGAACAACACGAAAAAATCAATCAGGAGCTGGAAGAGGGCAAAGCAAAACTTGATCAGTATTACTATCAACCACTTCCCTACGTTGTAATTGTGGTGGATGAGCTTGCCGACTTGATGATCACTGAAAAACAAAATATCGAAGAGCCCATTCAGCGTCTGACGCAAAAAGCGCGTGCCTGCGGAATCCATTTGATCTTAGCTACTCAGTCTCCACGTAAAGACGTTGTGACGGGTTTGATTAAAACAAATATTCCGGGTAGAGTGGCCTTGAAGGTGGCTTCGAAAATGGACTCCAGAATTATCATAGATGACTCCGGAGCTGAACGCCTTCTGCCAAATGGTGACATGCTATTCCAAGCACCTGGTATCGGGAAACCAACTCGCCATCACGGACCGTATTTGAAAGATGCCGAGATTGCTAATGTCGTAAAACATTGGGCATCCCAAGGTGAACCAGAGTATGACCCACTTGCAATGAAGGCACTTGATGGATTCGCCGGTGGCGATGGCGCTGAAGCTGGTGGCGATGACGGTGGTGGATTTGGTGATGAAGAATACGATGAACGTTACGATGAAATCCTTTCGTGGGCTTCTGGTCAGAAAGAAATTTCAGCGTCATTGATCCAACGTAAATTCCGTTTAGGTTATCCACGCGCTGCTCGCATGATTGAAGTTTTCGAAAAAGAAGGCGTTGTTGGTCCAGCTAATGGCAGCAAGCCGCGTCAAGTCCTCGTTACTTCTTACCGCGAAACTTAA
- the fsa gene encoding fructose-6-phosphate aldolase gives MKFFIDTADIEEIKQANLRGWVDGVTTNPSLIAKSGRDFHTVIKEICKEISGPVSAEVISLQHEEMVREGRELAKLADNVVVKVPMTEDGMIAVKKFTAEGIKTNVTLVFSPLQALLAAKAGASMVSPFVGRLDDIGSDGMEMVNQVIQIYQNYDFATEVLVASVRSPMHLQFAAQMGADIATIPFKVMQGMTHHPLTDKGIKLFMDDWNKVQKK, from the coding sequence ATGAAGTTTTTCATCGATACAGCTGATATTGAAGAAATTAAACAAGCTAACCTTCGTGGTTGGGTTGATGGCGTAACTACAAATCCTTCTTTGATTGCAAAATCAGGTCGCGATTTCCACACAGTGATCAAAGAAATTTGCAAAGAGATCTCTGGCCCCGTTTCAGCTGAAGTAATCAGTTTGCAACACGAAGAAATGGTTCGCGAAGGTCGCGAGCTTGCAAAACTTGCTGACAACGTTGTTGTTAAAGTTCCGATGACTGAAGATGGCATGATCGCAGTTAAAAAATTCACTGCGGAAGGTATCAAGACTAACGTCACGTTGGTGTTCTCTCCACTTCAAGCACTTTTAGCAGCTAAAGCTGGTGCCTCCATGGTTTCTCCATTCGTAGGTCGTTTGGATGACATTGGTTCAGATGGTATGGAGATGGTTAATCAGGTTATCCAAATCTATCAAAACTATGATTTTGCTACGGAAGTTTTGGTGGCATCTGTTCGCTCACCAATGCATTTGCAGTTCGCTGCTCAAATGGGCGCAGATATCGCAACTATTCCATTCAAAGTTATGCAAGGTATGACTCATCATCCACTTACGGACAAAGGTATTAAATTGTTCATGGATGACTGGAATAAGGTTCAAAAGAAATAA
- a CDS encoding metallophosphoesterase, protein MPTSFFAHPKSDFKSAQYTAIISDLHLTEAEPVNLRFPLWKKFKTRQFFYDDVFETFLRHIEQRAQGAPVELILNGDIFDFDSVMNLPEEPVFRISWLEKHRGLYPRAERSRHKIEVILRDHMPFVRSLKEFILRGNRAVFVIGNHDLELHFLEVQHEIMRHLNLPEDKREEVRFVEWFYISNQDTLIEHGNQYDPYCMCEDPVNPFVRGYNYVALKLPFGNLACRYISNGMGFFNPHVDTNYIMTLKEYILFFFKYIWRAQPGLVFTWFWGSLATLVHSFFDRLSAPIRNPLKIEDRIEIIAEKSNAEPRMVREMKELFVAPAASEPMLLARELWLDRAFIVFIAFFLIFELMVFVRSVYEISFFWAFIPLFLLLPFFLFYSKSVTSLVSSYKEPDDRVLAMASAITKVKRIVYGHTHHTRHEIIGSVEHLNSGCWSPAFLDVECTKPIDQKTFVWISPGEHNSRQAELCKFVDGTSEVMTGNRGA, encoded by the coding sequence TTGCCCACTTCTTTTTTTGCGCATCCAAAGTCTGATTTTAAATCAGCGCAATATACAGCAATCATCAGCGATCTGCATCTAACTGAAGCAGAGCCGGTGAACTTGCGTTTTCCATTATGGAAAAAATTTAAGACTCGTCAGTTCTTCTATGATGATGTTTTTGAAACCTTTCTCAGACATATCGAACAGCGTGCGCAGGGAGCTCCTGTTGAGCTGATTTTGAATGGCGACATTTTCGATTTTGACAGCGTGATGAATTTGCCAGAGGAACCAGTGTTTCGCATCAGCTGGCTTGAGAAGCATCGCGGTCTTTATCCGCGCGCGGAAAGATCTCGCCATAAAATCGAAGTGATTCTGCGCGATCACATGCCATTTGTCAGATCTTTGAAAGAGTTTATTCTTCGCGGAAATCGCGCGGTGTTTGTCATCGGAAATCATGATTTGGAACTTCACTTTTTGGAAGTTCAACATGAGATCATGAGGCATTTGAATTTGCCTGAAGATAAGCGCGAAGAAGTCCGCTTTGTCGAATGGTTCTATATCAGCAATCAGGACACTTTGATTGAACATGGTAATCAGTACGACCCGTACTGTATGTGCGAAGATCCGGTGAATCCGTTTGTTCGTGGTTACAACTATGTGGCGCTAAAACTTCCATTCGGAAATTTGGCTTGTCGTTATATTTCCAATGGTATGGGGTTCTTTAATCCCCATGTCGACACGAACTATATTATGACTCTGAAAGAGTACATTTTGTTCTTTTTCAAATATATCTGGAGAGCACAACCGGGCTTAGTATTCACTTGGTTCTGGGGATCGCTTGCGACTCTGGTGCATTCTTTCTTTGACCGTCTTTCAGCGCCGATACGCAATCCATTAAAGATTGAGGACCGTATCGAGATTATTGCTGAAAAATCCAATGCAGAACCGCGTATGGTTCGAGAAATGAAGGAACTTTTTGTCGCACCTGCTGCAAGTGAGCCGATGCTTCTGGCTCGAGAGCTTTGGCTTGATCGCGCCTTTATTGTGTTCATTGCGTTCTTTTTGATCTTTGAATTGATGGTTTTTGTTCGCTCGGTTTATGAAATTTCATTTTTTTGGGCATTTATCCCTCTGTTTTTGCTGTTGCCGTTCTTTTTGTTCTACAGCAAATCGGTCACATCCTTGGTTTCCAGTTACAAAGAACCGGATGATCGGGTTTTGGCTATGGCGAGTGCCATCACTAAGGTGAAACGAATTGTTTACGGGCATACGCACCACACAAGACATGAAATTATCGGTTCCGTGGAACACCTAAACAGTGGATGCTGGTCTCCGGCATTCCTGGATGTTGAGTGTACAAAACCGATCGATCAAAAAACCTTTGTTTGGATCTCTCCAGGAGAACATAATTCTCGTCAGGCAGAGCTTTGTAAGTTTGTGGATGGAACCTCTGAAGTAATGACAGGTAATCGCGGCGCTTAA
- a CDS encoding radical SAM protein: MLKINEIFYSIQGETTYVGNPTVFVRTTACNLRCTYCDTKYSYYEGEMQSLDAIIKEIDSHQAPYVCITGGEPLLQKEVHTLMKELCDKGYKVSLETSGSKNIAAVDPRVKIILDVKTPDSGAADSFLMENIAHSTPSTEYKFVICSEEDFSWSENFCRQHNLFEKFVVLYSPSYTQVSERWLAEKILQQKSSARLQLQLHKYIWSPETRGV; the protein is encoded by the coding sequence ATGCTTAAAATTAATGAGATTTTTTATAGTATCCAAGGTGAAACAACGTACGTAGGGAACCCTACGGTGTTTGTGCGCACAACCGCGTGCAACCTGCGTTGCACCTATTGCGATACAAAGTATTCCTACTACGAAGGCGAAATGCAGTCCTTGGATGCCATCATCAAAGAGATTGATTCTCACCAAGCACCGTATGTCTGCATCACGGGTGGCGAACCGTTGTTACAAAAAGAAGTTCACACTTTGATGAAAGAGTTATGCGACAAGGGTTACAAAGTTTCTTTGGAAACTTCTGGTTCCAAAAATATTGCTGCAGTAGATCCACGAGTAAAAATTATTTTGGATGTGAAAACTCCAGACAGTGGCGCAGCAGATTCTTTCTTGATGGAGAACATCGCGCATTCCACTCCCAGCACGGAATACAAGTTTGTGATCTGTTCCGAGGAAGACTTCAGCTGGTCTGAAAATTTCTGTCGTCAACACAATTTGTTCGAAAAATTTGTGGTTTTATACAGCCCATCATACACCCAAGTATCTGAACGCTGGTTGGCAGAAAAAATATTGCAGCAAAAATCATCTGCAAGGTTGCAATTGCAACTGCATAAGTATATTTGGTCTCCCGAAACACGCGGAGTATAG
- a CDS encoding histone-like protein, which translates to MAEVLVVTSKVKKLIKEKGGMNTSAETIDVLSKAIEQLCLKGVESAKADGRKTVMARDIVIDHL; encoded by the coding sequence ATGGCAGAAGTACTTGTTGTAACTAGCAAAGTGAAAAAACTTATCAAAGAAAAAGGTGGCATGAACACTTCCGCTGAAACTATCGACGTTCTCAGCAAAGCTATCGAGCAACTTTGCCTTAAAGGCGTAGAGTCTGCAAAAGCAGACGGCCGTAAAACAGTTATGGCTCGCGATATCGTTATCGATCACCTTTAA
- the murD gene encoding UDP-N-acetylmuramoyl-L-alanine--D-glutamate ligase, producing the protein MSQYIKNLKTPIAIVGMGKSGDSAKRLLIACGISPENILTFDGKLDSADFKDSNKLMSEGKPQTLVVSPGVPLASAWIKDAKNQGIRITSEITLACSCLSTEKLMGVTGSVGKSTTVSLLQAGLEGFSKTGFVGGNLGIPFATYAADVVEKKRPVADWVVLELSSYQLENCELLSLDYSAITYFTSNHLERYDSIEHYYQTKWSILGMTKNKMLLNSEGGDLVEYSKAQKPSAQVKVVSKKDTELQAHQLQKAQLIGQHNQDNMALATALAMEAGWPTAAVEAMKNFKGLSHRLENLGEVKGVRFINDSKATALDSVMIAATAASDTLHPDGILFLLLGGRDKNLPWEQLSSLSKMTRTEFVFFGECRAVAQSKSQLKGNSFARLDEAIGYIFSKVKAADTVLLSPGGTSLDEFKSFEDRGDFFKKKVSEFSIL; encoded by the coding sequence ATGAGCCAATATATCAAGAACCTGAAGACACCAATCGCTATCGTAGGTATGGGTAAAAGCGGAGACTCCGCAAAACGTTTACTTATCGCTTGCGGAATCAGCCCGGAGAACATTCTAACTTTCGACGGAAAACTGGATTCAGCTGACTTCAAGGATTCAAATAAACTCATGTCTGAAGGAAAACCCCAAACGCTTGTAGTCTCTCCCGGCGTTCCCTTGGCATCTGCATGGATTAAAGACGCAAAAAATCAGGGGATTCGCATCACCAGTGAAATCACTTTGGCCTGCTCATGTTTGTCCACCGAAAAACTAATGGGTGTTACCGGATCAGTGGGTAAAAGTACGACAGTGTCTCTTCTTCAGGCGGGTCTTGAGGGCTTTTCAAAAACTGGCTTTGTTGGCGGCAATTTGGGAATTCCTTTTGCGACCTACGCTGCGGACGTGGTTGAGAAAAAGCGTCCCGTTGCTGACTGGGTTGTATTAGAGCTTTCGAGCTATCAGTTAGAGAATTGCGAACTACTATCCCTGGATTATTCAGCCATCACTTACTTCACTTCAAATCACTTAGAGCGATACGACAGCATCGAGCACTACTATCAAACGAAGTGGAGTATCTTGGGAATGACCAAAAATAAGATGCTTTTAAATTCTGAGGGTGGTGACTTGGTCGAGTATTCAAAGGCTCAGAAGCCTTCGGCTCAAGTCAAAGTGGTCTCTAAAAAAGACACCGAACTTCAGGCCCATCAGTTGCAAAAAGCGCAACTAATAGGCCAACACAATCAAGACAACATGGCGCTGGCAACAGCCCTGGCCATGGAAGCAGGGTGGCCGACCGCAGCTGTTGAAGCGATGAAAAACTTTAAAGGTCTTAGCCACCGCTTGGAAAATCTAGGCGAGGTAAAGGGCGTACGTTTCATTAACGACAGCAAGGCTACGGCGCTTGATAGTGTGATGATCGCTGCAACCGCAGCTTCCGATACTCTTCATCCTGATGGCATTTTATTTTTGCTTTTAGGTGGCAGAGACAAAAATCTTCCCTGGGAGCAGTTATCTTCTTTGTCTAAGATGACTCGCACTGAGTTCGTATTTTTTGGTGAGTGCCGAGCTGTTGCCCAAAGCAAATCCCAGCTTAAGGGAAATAGTTTCGCCCGCTTGGATGAAGCTATTGGATATATTTTTTCAAAGGTAAAAGCCGCGGACACAGTCTTATTAAGCCCAGGCGGAACAAGCCTTGATGAATTTAAGTCATTTGAAGATCGCGGGGATTTCTTTAAGAAAAAAGTCTCGGAGTTCTCTATTCTCTAA
- the dapB gene encoding 4-hydroxy-tetrahydrodipicolinate reductase: MKKLKIGLVGANGRMGREIAEVISASSSCDVIYTLGRDKKVDHKMAEKVDVWIDFSSPEALPEVLKIASRHGTPVVCGTTGFSKKEKSLLEKTSKEVPVLWASNMSMGVAVLNEALKVFSSIANFDYQIEEFHHIRKKDKPSGTAITLQENLEKAVGKKCPEPLAIRGGGIFGIHKVHAMSDEEVITFEHSALNRSVFAKGAVRAAEWLAKQKKPGLYQIRDVLFGK; encoded by the coding sequence GTGAAAAAATTAAAGATCGGACTGGTCGGCGCTAACGGTCGCATGGGCCGCGAGATTGCAGAAGTTATCAGCGCAAGCTCCAGCTGTGATGTTATCTATACCTTGGGCCGCGATAAAAAAGTCGATCACAAGATGGCTGAAAAAGTTGACGTATGGATCGACTTTTCTTCGCCGGAAGCCCTGCCAGAGGTTTTGAAAATTGCTTCTCGCCACGGAACTCCCGTTGTTTGCGGTACTACGGGATTTAGCAAAAAAGAAAAGTCACTTTTAGAAAAAACCAGCAAAGAGGTTCCTGTATTGTGGGCGTCCAATATGAGCATGGGTGTTGCGGTTTTGAATGAAGCACTGAAAGTGTTTTCATCTATCGCGAACTTTGATTATCAAATCGAAGAGTTTCATCACATCCGAAAGAAAGATAAGCCATCAGGCACAGCCATCACTCTTCAGGAAAATCTAGAAAAGGCTGTGGGCAAAAAGTGTCCTGAGCCCCTTGCTATTCGCGGTGGCGGTATTTTCGGTATTCACAAAGTTCACGCCATGAGTGACGAAGAAGTTATCACCTTTGAACACTCTGCTTTGAATCGCTCCGTTTTTGCTAAAGGAGCTGTACGAGCTGCCGAGTGGTTGGCCAAACAGAAAAAGCCAGGTCTTTATCAAATCCGCGACGTATTGTTCGGTAAATAA
- the dapF gene encoding diaminopimelate epimerase has protein sequence MLPVKITKMSGAGNTFAFVDGRGASSWKDVEKHLGKSRPEIAKLVCDRVLGIATDGFIVIEDASEGFDFNWDFYNSDGSTAEMCGNAARCAARYCYEYIGNKEHANIRFKTGAGLVTAQILGNGKIRVKMPDARVVKNPIELETRSSVKEKFVLVNTGVPHLVQKIHAFVDSVNLKDLAREMRTHESLKPAGANVTFYAEVEAGKVRAVTFERGVEDYTLACGTGAVAAALVSSLENHLKVIEVQMPGGVMEVHFFDGDPKPLLVGDAVFVGDFQYNLEVVR, from the coding sequence ATGCTTCCAGTGAAAATCACGAAAATGTCGGGCGCAGGAAATACTTTTGCGTTTGTCGATGGTCGTGGCGCTTCAAGTTGGAAGGATGTGGAAAAGCATCTGGGAAAATCGCGACCTGAGATTGCAAAACTTGTTTGTGACCGCGTTCTTGGTATCGCAACAGATGGATTCATTGTGATCGAAGACGCATCCGAAGGCTTTGATTTTAATTGGGATTTTTATAACTCAGATGGTTCCACTGCCGAAATGTGCGGTAATGCCGCTCGCTGTGCTGCTCGTTATTGTTATGAATATATAGGCAATAAGGAACACGCGAACATTCGTTTTAAAACTGGCGCAGGCTTAGTCACGGCGCAGATTTTGGGAAATGGTAAGATCCGCGTTAAGATGCCAGACGCTCGCGTCGTAAAAAACCCGATCGAGTTAGAAACTCGTTCAAGTGTTAAGGAAAAATTTGTCCTAGTTAATACTGGCGTTCCACATTTGGTTCAAAAAATTCATGCCTTTGTAGATTCCGTGAATCTGAAGGATCTGGCGCGAGAAATGAGAACCCATGAATCACTTAAGCCAGCTGGAGCGAATGTAACTTTCTATGCTGAAGTTGAAGCAGGTAAAGTAAGAGCGGTAACCTTTGAGCGTGGAGTTGAAGACTATACTTTGGCTTGCGGGACAGGGGCCGTGGCCGCCGCATTGGTAAGCTCGCTGGAAAATCATTTAAAAGTAATCGAAGTACAAATGCCTGGGGGAGTGATGGAAGTCCACTTCTTTGACGGCGACCCAAAACCACTTTTGGTGGGTGATGCTGTTTTTGTCGGAGACTTCCAATACAACCTTGAGGTGGTACGATGA
- the dapA gene encoding 4-hydroxy-tetrahydrodipicolinate synthase, which yields MKNFKGTFTALLTPFKNGKIDYTSLDKMVKHQLENGVDGFVINGTTAESPTLTETEKTELFKHARKLVGPTVPLIMGTGSNDTAKTIEDSKKAEALGADAILVVVPYYNKPPQRGLFAHFKAVAESVKIPTILYNVPGRTITALAPETVADLAKVRGVVGIKEASGKMDVAEQIIKACGKEFIMLSGDDGTYVDFLNRGGHGVISVASHVIPKQMVQWKKWVQEGKLAEANADIQKYMNLIDLLFVEANPIPVKKAVQLMGLVDSAEMRLPLMELTPEHTEKLKMEMKKVGVLA from the coding sequence ATGAAAAATTTCAAAGGCACATTCACGGCACTTCTGACGCCATTTAAAAACGGAAAAATTGATTACACATCTTTGGATAAGATGGTGAAGCATCAACTAGAAAACGGTGTTGATGGTTTTGTGATCAATGGTACGACTGCTGAAAGCCCCACACTAACAGAGACAGAAAAAACTGAACTGTTTAAGCATGCGCGCAAATTGGTTGGCCCAACAGTTCCTTTGATTATGGGAACGGGCTCTAATGACACAGCAAAAACCATCGAAGACTCCAAAAAAGCAGAAGCTTTGGGTGCTGATGCGATTTTGGTGGTTGTGCCTTACTACAATAAACCTCCTCAACGTGGATTGTTTGCTCACTTTAAAGCGGTTGCAGAATCCGTAAAAATTCCCACGATTTTGTACAACGTTCCAGGTAGAACTATTACTGCCCTTGCGCCCGAAACGGTTGCGGATCTTGCAAAAGTAAGGGGTGTTGTAGGAATCAAAGAGGCCTCTGGAAAAATGGATGTGGCCGAACAAATCATCAAAGCTTGCGGGAAAGAATTTATCATGCTTTCAGGGGATGATGGAACTTACGTTGATTTCTTGAACCGTGGTGGCCATGGAGTTATCTCTGTTGCCTCCCACGTTATACCTAAGCAAATGGTGCAATGGAAAAAATGGGTTCAAGAGGGCAAGCTTGCTGAAGCAAATGCCGACATCCAAAAATACATGAATCTGATTGATCTGTTGTTCGTCGAGGCAAATCCCATTCCAGTAAAAAAAGCTGTGCAGTTAATGGGCTTGGTTGATTCCGCTGAGATGCGTTTGCCATTGATGGAGCTTACTCCAGAGCACACGGAAAAGCTGAAGATGGAAATGAAAAAAGTGGGAGTGCTTGCGTGA